Proteins encoded in a region of the Methanobrevibacter millerae genome:
- a CDS encoding class I SAM-dependent methyltransferase family protein — protein MKCVKVPLKKLNDVRKELMEKELMRMDYRIKAETDYGYIPIKEDIDEYEIVDIELEELNTHPHNFSELLEDELTDKEIEDLKTSFDTIGDIVILEIPDNLESKKNIIGKATLDFTKRKSIYMKKSAVHGTIRIRDLELIAGENNPVTIHKEHGARLKLNVEEVYFSPRLATERKRVSDSVCNGENILDMFCGIGPFPIVIAKNNNVNITGVDINENAIKYFNENIKLNKLKNITAICGDAREISTSFKTKFDRIIMNLPGLAYQFLDVAINLIEDGGIINYYEFSDGYEQGTKRLIDAALKEKKNVEIINTRKVKSTSPGEWHVAIDAKITSK, from the coding sequence ATGAAATGTGTTAAAGTTCCATTAAAAAAGCTTAATGATGTCAGAAAAGAATTAATGGAAAAAGAATTAATGAGAATGGATTACAGAATTAAAGCTGAAACTGATTATGGTTATATTCCAATAAAAGAGGATATTGATGAATATGAAATTGTTGATATAGAATTAGAGGAACTCAATACCCATCCACATAACTTTTCAGAACTTCTTGAAGATGAATTGACTGATAAAGAAATAGAGGATTTAAAAACTTCTTTTGATACAATTGGAGATATTGTTATTTTAGAAATTCCAGATAATTTAGAATCCAAAAAGAATATTATTGGAAAGGCCACACTTGACTTCACTAAAAGAAAATCAATTTACATGAAAAAAAGTGCAGTGCATGGAACAATACGAATCAGAGATTTGGAGCTGATTGCTGGGGAAAATAATCCTGTAACAATACATAAGGAACATGGAGCAAGATTAAAACTAAATGTTGAAGAAGTTTATTTTTCACCAAGACTTGCAACTGAAAGAAAACGTGTAAGTGACAGTGTTTGTAATGGTGAAAATATTTTAGACATGTTTTGTGGAATAGGTCCATTCCCAATAGTCATAGCAAAAAATAATAATGTTAACATCACTGGTGTTGATATTAATGAAAATGCAATAAAATATTTTAATGAAAATATTAAATTGAATAAGTTAAAAAACATTACTGCAATATGTGGTGATGCTAGAGAGATATCAACATCATTTAAAACAAAATTTGATAGGATAATTATGAATCTTCCAGGACTTGCATACCAATTCCTTGATGTTGCTATCAATTTAATTGAAGATGGTGGAATAATAAATTATTATGAATTCTCTGATGGGTATGAACAGGGGACAAAAAGATTAATTGATGCAGCATTAAAAGAGAAAAAAAATGTGGAAATAATTAACACAAGAAAAGTTAAATCCACATCCCCAGGAGAATGGCACGTAGCCATAGATGCGAAAATCACATCTAAATAG